One window of Halorussus sp. MSC15.2 genomic DNA carries:
- a CDS encoding S8 family serine peptidase codes for MVNKTNRRSFLKGAGAALGGLALTPTVSASSAEKRYLVDLKSASDGVLDGLDVVHDLSQIDLAVVEAQKADAEGAAFSKDVELEFDFAQAEDNGNGDEPGPHKLSQLQWDKQSQGVSGVHGRTRGEGTRVAVIDSGAIPHHPDLEGSLNTDLSRNFTGDGGDFTPWYNDHGTHVAGIIAGDDTNDEGIVGTAPATELVALRVFTGPFAFFGDIIAAMTYAGDIEADAANMSLGVYPLPDNKENQLLKDSIERATDYAASQGTLMVAAAGNDGVNLDTDGDVISLPNEADNVMSVSATGPVGYRWDDKGNGKFIRNYRAAFNKLDESPTDPAPYTNYGSDAIDISAHGGNYDTEAKGTDANWQYDMVLSTVFEWGDDDSMVPSYGWKAGTSMAAPQVTATAALLKSANPDATPAEIRDHLESTARDVGSAKYHGNGHLDIEAALDESI; via the coding sequence ATGGTAAACAAAACCAATCGACGCTCGTTCCTAAAAGGTGCAGGCGCGGCGCTCGGCGGACTCGCACTGACGCCGACGGTCTCGGCGTCGTCGGCCGAGAAACGATACCTCGTGGACCTCAAGTCGGCGTCCGACGGCGTCCTCGACGGACTCGACGTCGTCCACGACCTGAGCCAGATAGACCTCGCAGTCGTCGAGGCCCAGAAGGCCGACGCCGAGGGTGCGGCCTTCTCGAAGGACGTGGAACTGGAGTTCGACTTCGCACAGGCGGAGGACAACGGGAACGGTGACGAACCCGGCCCGCACAAGCTCTCGCAACTCCAGTGGGACAAGCAGTCCCAAGGCGTCTCGGGCGTTCACGGCCGGACCCGCGGCGAGGGGACCCGCGTGGCGGTCATCGACTCGGGCGCGATACCGCATCACCCGGACCTCGAAGGGTCGCTCAACACCGACCTCTCGCGCAACTTTACCGGTGACGGCGGTGACTTCACGCCGTGGTACAACGACCACGGTACTCACGTCGCTGGCATCATCGCGGGCGACGACACGAACGACGAGGGCATCGTCGGCACCGCGCCCGCGACCGAACTGGTGGCGCTCCGCGTGTTCACCGGGCCGTTCGCATTCTTCGGCGACATCATCGCGGCGATGACCTATGCCGGCGACATCGAGGCCGACGCGGCCAACATGAGCCTCGGCGTGTATCCGCTGCCGGACAACAAGGAGAACCAACTCCTGAAGGACTCAATCGAGCGAGCGACCGACTACGCGGCGTCGCAGGGCACCCTCATGGTGGCGGCCGCGGGCAACGACGGCGTCAACCTCGACACCGACGGTGACGTCATCAGTCTCCCGAACGAGGCCGACAACGTGATGAGCGTCAGCGCGACCGGTCCCGTCGGCTACCGCTGGGACGACAAGGGCAACGGGAAGTTCATTCGCAATTACCGCGCGGCGTTCAACAAACTCGACGAGTCGCCGACCGACCCCGCGCCGTACACCAACTACGGGAGCGACGCCATCGACATCAGCGCCCACGGCGGGAACTACGACACCGAGGCCAAGGGTACCGACGCCAACTGGCAGTACGACATGGTGCTGAGCACCGTCTTCGAGTGGGGCGACGACGACAGTATGGTTCCGTCGTACGGGTGGAAGGCCGGAACCAGCATGGCGGCACCGCAGGTCACTGCGACCGCCGCGCTCCTCAAGAGCGCCAACCCCGACGCGACGCCCGCCGAAATCCGCGACCACCTCGAATCGACTGCGCGCGACGTCGGTTCGGCGAAGTACCACGGCAACGGCCATCTCGATATCGAGGCCGCGCTCGACGAGTCGATTTAG
- a CDS encoding S8 family serine peptidase yields MGNKTNRRTFLKGAGAALGGLAFTATVSAKSVEDRYIVDLRDTAEGDLEGLTVVHDLSQIDIAVVEGDEKALRGMRHSKDVEMRYEVDEEYDEEDDEGDGDEDEDGTTSRRELQWDKHSQNTGEVLEETAGQGTRVAVIDSGAIPNHPDLSSPLNTDLSKNFTGDGGDFTPWYNDHGTHVAGIIAADGSNTDGVVGTAPGTELVALRVFTGPFAFFGDIIAAMTYAGDIEADVANLSLGVYPLPDNEENQTLRDSIERATDYAASQGTLMVAAAGNDGANLDNDGDVLSLPNEADNVMSVSATGPIGFRWDDGASSEEDGDGEVEEPLEDLRKPTTTPASYTNFGREAIDISAPGGNSVQNPPSDANWQYDMVLSTTVTWDDDDNMVADYGWKAGTSMAAPQVSAAAALVKSANPDAKPGQVRRHLEATAEDVDQPKYSGEGHLDLEEAVEEEIEHEDEEDEDD; encoded by the coding sequence ATGGGAAATAAAACCAATCGACGAACGTTCCTGAAAGGTGCTGGCGCGGCGCTCGGTGGACTCGCGTTCACCGCGACGGTCTCGGCGAAATCGGTCGAAGACCGGTACATCGTCGATTTGCGCGACACCGCCGAGGGCGACTTGGAGGGACTCACGGTTGTCCACGATTTGAGTCAAATCGACATCGCGGTCGTCGAAGGCGACGAGAAGGCTCTCCGCGGGATGCGTCACTCCAAGGACGTGGAGATGCGGTACGAGGTGGACGAGGAGTACGACGAGGAGGACGACGAAGGCGACGGGGACGAGGACGAAGACGGAACCACATCCCGTCGCGAACTCCAGTGGGACAAACATTCCCAAAACACTGGTGAGGTCCTCGAGGAGACTGCGGGTCAGGGGACCCGCGTGGCGGTCATCGACTCGGGTGCGATTCCCAACCACCCGGACCTGAGCAGTCCGCTCAACACCGACCTCTCGAAGAACTTCACGGGCGACGGGGGTGACTTCACGCCGTGGTACAACGACCACGGCACTCACGTCGCTGGCATCATCGCCGCCGACGGGTCGAACACCGACGGCGTGGTCGGCACCGCACCGGGGACCGAACTGGTGGCGCTCCGCGTGTTCACCGGCCCGTTCGCGTTCTTCGGCGACATCATCGCGGCGATGACCTACGCCGGCGACATCGAGGCGGACGTGGCTAACCTGAGCCTCGGCGTGTACCCGCTCCCCGACAACGAGGAGAACCAGACGCTGCGAGACTCCATCGAGCGCGCGACCGACTACGCGGCGTCGCAGGGCACGCTGATGGTCGCGGCCGCGGGCAACGACGGGGCCAACCTCGACAATGACGGCGACGTACTCAGCCTCCCGAACGAGGCCGACAACGTGATGAGCGTCAGCGCGACCGGACCTATCGGTTTCCGCTGGGACGACGGTGCGTCGAGCGAGGAGGACGGAGACGGCGAGGTGGAAGAGCCACTCGAAGACCTGCGGAAACCGACGACGACGCCCGCGTCGTACACGAACTTCGGGCGCGAGGCTATCGACATCAGCGCGCCCGGTGGAAACTCCGTCCAGAACCCGCCGTCGGACGCAAACTGGCAGTACGACATGGTGTTGAGTACCACGGTCACGTGGGACGACGACGACAACATGGTCGCCGACTACGGGTGGAAGGCCGGAACCAGCATGGCGGCACCGCAGGTCTCAGCGGCCGCCGCGCTCGTCAAGAGCGCCAATCCCGACGCCAAGCCCGGTCAAGTCCGCCGTCACCTCGAAGCGACCGCGGAGGACGTGGACCAACCGAAGTACAGCGGCGAAGGGCACCTCGACCTCGAAGAGGCGGTCGAGGAGGAGATTGAACACGAAGACGAGGAGGACGAAGACGACTGA
- a CDS encoding GtrA family protein has translation MGDSGYRSVAKHPTVVRLYRFVVVGASAALVQTVVLWLLVEYASLNYLVAATLAIEMTIILQFFVNNAWTFQHAQYTARYDYLVGLLRTNVVRGTAIPLQLALLWAFVNWGGFVYLVANGFAIFISGLYRYYLDSRWTWQIA, from the coding sequence GTGGGTGATTCCGGATACCGTAGCGTGGCGAAGCACCCGACTGTCGTCCGACTGTATCGGTTCGTCGTCGTCGGGGCGAGCGCGGCCCTCGTACAGACGGTAGTGCTGTGGCTACTCGTCGAGTACGCCAGTCTCAACTATCTGGTCGCGGCCACGCTGGCCATCGAGATGACGATTATCCTCCAGTTCTTCGTGAACAACGCGTGGACGTTCCAGCACGCGCAGTACACCGCCAGATACGACTACCTCGTCGGCCTGCTCCGGACGAACGTCGTCCGCGGGACCGCGATTCCGCTCCAGTTGGCACTGCTCTGGGCGTTCGTCAACTGGGGCGGGTTCGTCTACCTCGTCGCCAACGGGTTCGCCATCTTCATCAGCGGACTGTACCGGTACTATCTCGACTCGCGCTGGACGTGGCAAATCGCGTGA
- a CDS encoding dipeptidase, with amino-acid sequence MSDSGIRVFDGHNDTLLDLHVEERGGGRSFFERSESGHVDLPRAREGNLGGGFFAVFVPNDGYEYERTETDEGYETDLPPAVGHERAKSFTYDALARLHRIAAESDGAVRVVGEYDDLEATMADADALAAIPHLEGAAAVAPDLSNLDFLYAAGVRSIGLVWSRPNEFGHGVRFEYPGTPDTGPGLTDAGRDLVAACNDRGVLVDLAHTTAATFRDAAERTTDPLVVSHGAARGVCPLSRNLTDEQLDAVADSGGVVGITFAASQIRPDGAGDPDAPISTLVDHVEYVADRAGVEHVALGSDFDGATVIDSVGDVTGLPDVIAELRRRGFGEDEVRSIAQGNWLRVIRETWT; translated from the coding sequence ATGAGCGACTCCGGTATTCGCGTCTTCGACGGCCACAACGACACCCTGCTGGACCTCCACGTGGAGGAACGCGGCGGCGGCCGCTCGTTCTTCGAGCGGAGCGAGTCGGGCCACGTGGACCTGCCGCGAGCGCGGGAGGGGAACCTCGGCGGCGGCTTCTTCGCCGTGTTCGTCCCGAACGACGGCTACGAGTACGAGCGCACCGAGACCGACGAGGGGTACGAGACGGACCTGCCGCCCGCCGTGGGCCACGAGCGCGCCAAGTCGTTCACCTACGACGCGCTGGCGCGCCTCCACCGCATCGCGGCCGAGTCGGACGGCGCGGTGCGAGTCGTCGGCGAGTACGACGACCTCGAAGCCACCATGGCCGACGCCGACGCCCTCGCGGCGATTCCCCACCTCGAAGGCGCGGCGGCGGTCGCGCCGGACCTGTCGAACCTCGATTTCCTCTACGCCGCGGGAGTTCGCTCCATCGGATTAGTGTGGAGTCGCCCCAACGAGTTCGGACACGGCGTCCGGTTCGAGTACCCCGGCACGCCCGACACCGGCCCGGGACTGACCGACGCGGGTAGGGACCTCGTGGCGGCCTGCAACGACCGCGGCGTCCTCGTGGACCTCGCGCACACCACGGCGGCCACCTTCCGAGACGCCGCCGAACGCACGACCGACCCGCTCGTCGTGAGCCACGGCGCGGCCCGCGGCGTCTGCCCGCTGAGTCGCAACCTGACCGACGAGCAACTCGACGCCGTGGCCGACTCCGGCGGCGTCGTCGGCATCACCTTCGCGGCGAGCCAAATCCGGCCCGACGGAGCGGGCGACCCCGACGCGCCGATTTCGACGCTCGTCGACCACGTCGAGTACGTCGCCGACAGGGCGGGCGTCGAACACGTGGCGCTCGGGTCGGACTTCGACGGCGCGACCGTCATCGACTCGGTCGGCGACGTGACCGGGCTTCCGGACGTAATTGCGGAGCTTCGGCGTCGCGGGTTCGGCGAGGACGAGGTTCGGTCCATCGCGCAGGGCAACTGGCTCCGCGTGATTCGGGAGACGTGGACGTAA
- a CDS encoding DNA methyltransferase: MQTFLTLEHDRESDIPAEYDDVRTPEAYVRHFLREFSEPGDTVFDPFAGFGTTLTVAEELGRVPYGVEYEEDRVELVRDRIDRPENVRRASALELDFDRFPAFDCCLTSPPYMERTMTVNPFRNYATDSESDYEAYLADLTDLFARLADHAAADATVLVDVSNMKHEDRVTTLAWDVADAVSESLDFGGEVVVGWEGEEQTERDGGTYGYGYDHSYCLVFRADGTE; the protein is encoded by the coding sequence GTGCAGACGTTCCTCACTCTCGAACACGACCGGGAGAGCGATATCCCGGCCGAGTACGACGACGTGCGGACGCCGGAGGCGTACGTCCGACACTTCCTCCGGGAGTTCTCTGAGCCGGGCGACACCGTCTTCGACCCCTTCGCCGGATTCGGGACCACCCTGACGGTCGCCGAGGAACTGGGCCGAGTGCCGTACGGCGTCGAGTACGAGGAGGACCGGGTCGAACTCGTCCGCGACCGAATCGACCGCCCCGAGAACGTCCGACGGGCCAGCGCGCTCGAACTCGACTTCGACCGGTTCCCGGCGTTCGACTGCTGTCTCACCTCGCCGCCGTACATGGAGCGGACGATGACGGTGAACCCCTTCCGGAACTACGCGACCGACAGCGAGAGCGACTACGAGGCGTACCTCGCCGACCTGACCGACCTGTTCGCCAGACTGGCCGACCACGCGGCCGCCGACGCTACTGTCCTCGTGGACGTCTCGAACATGAAGCACGAGGACAGGGTGACGACGCTGGCGTGGGACGTGGCCGATGCCGTGTCCGAGTCGTTGGACTTCGGTGGCGAGGTGGTCGTCGGGTGGGAGGGCGAGGAGCAGACCGAGCGGGACGGCGGAACCTACGGTTACGGCTATGACCACAGTTACTGTCTGGTGTTCCGGGCGGACGGGACCGAGTGA
- a CDS encoding NAD(P)/FAD-dependent oxidoreductase: MKRVDVAIVGGGPAGTSAARAATEEGADALLVEKGVPRADREELGPDSTDAAGMLDYWVDIMDIPFEEIPDHVVLRELDRTEFLGPNEDCVMEDTGIESSYDGFGFTFDRPRMDDWLRDRAERAGAEYRVGVGVTDVETDLTGSPTHTLRLSDGEEIEADYLVLADGPQRQVTMRVLDRLSPDDRKVSDVMAPNTANHIAYQEYREFPEELFDDSSLKFWWGVMPGETAYPWVFPNDGTVARVGLTMPIGMTLDDVDDPESYDLLRPEDETLPRPAEYIERLLEREYGDEYDPSDFPLVEDRGKSGGTETYPISSTRPIDSPTAANVAVVGGAMGTTSAFHEGGYHVAVRTGAIAGELAGKGRLDGYNDRWKEAIGDEITRNVTFADIVADYGPDDWDRTFSMASDLLADEGEGGLLKYKLSSGLTGAKLVTKYKTVKRKYRKGKYVQFREDEYEF; this comes from the coding sequence ATGAAGCGAGTCGACGTTGCAATCGTCGGTGGCGGTCCGGCCGGGACGTCCGCCGCGCGGGCGGCCACCGAAGAGGGGGCCGACGCGCTCCTCGTCGAGAAGGGCGTTCCGCGCGCCGACCGCGAGGAGTTGGGACCGGACTCGACGGACGCCGCCGGGATGCTCGACTACTGGGTGGACATCATGGACATCCCGTTCGAGGAGATTCCCGACCACGTCGTCCTCCGGGAGTTGGACCGGACCGAGTTCCTCGGTCCGAACGAGGACTGCGTCATGGAAGACACGGGCATCGAGTCCTCCTACGACGGGTTCGGGTTCACCTTCGACCGGCCGCGGATGGACGACTGGCTCCGCGACCGGGCCGAACGAGCGGGCGCGGAGTACCGCGTGGGCGTCGGCGTCACCGACGTGGAGACCGACCTCACGGGGTCGCCGACCCACACTCTCAGGCTCTCTGACGGCGAGGAAATCGAGGCCGACTACCTCGTGCTGGCCGACGGTCCCCAGCGACAGGTCACGATGCGCGTGCTGGACCGACTCTCGCCCGACGACCGCAAGGTCTCGGACGTGATGGCCCCGAACACCGCCAACCACATCGCGTATCAGGAGTACCGGGAGTTCCCCGAGGAACTGTTCGACGACAGTTCGCTCAAGTTCTGGTGGGGCGTGATGCCCGGCGAGACGGCCTACCCGTGGGTGTTCCCCAACGACGGGACGGTCGCTCGCGTCGGTCTCACGATGCCCATCGGGATGACCCTCGACGACGTGGACGACCCCGAGTCCTACGACCTCCTCCGACCCGAGGACGAGACCCTGCCCCGTCCCGCCGAGTACATCGAGCGACTGCTCGAACGCGAGTACGGCGACGAGTACGACCCGAGCGACTTCCCGCTGGTCGAGGACCGCGGCAAGAGCGGCGGGACCGAGACCTACCCCATCTCCTCCACGCGGCCCATCGACTCGCCCACGGCGGCCAACGTCGCCGTCGTCGGCGGCGCGATGGGGACCACCTCGGCGTTCCACGAGGGCGGCTACCACGTCGCGGTCCGGACCGGGGCGATAGCGGGCGAACTCGCCGGGAAGGGCCGCCTCGACGGCTACAACGACCGCTGGAAGGAGGCCATCGGCGACGAGATAACCCGGAACGTCACCTTCGCCGACATCGTGGCCGACTACGGCCCCGACGACTGGGACCGGACGTTCTCGATGGCGAGCGACCTCCTCGCCGACGAGGGCGAGGGCGGACTCCTGAAGTACAAGCTCTCGTCGGGCCTGACGGGCGCGAAACTCGTCACGAAGTACAAGACGGTCAAGCGCAAGTACAGGAAGGGCAAGTACGTGCAGTTCCGCGAAGACGAGTACGAATTCTGA
- a CDS encoding enoyl-CoA hydratase/isomerase family protein translates to MSDTEHVTVERTDGVARITLDRPETHNALDAEAAAELQAAVESVADDPAVRCIVLAGIEGAFCTGADLSGMDGTREDARRLRRIATRLHAAVGHLAGVRKPVVAGVNGVAAGGGLGLALCADIVVASDDARFEFAYPRIGLSGDGGSTYFLPRLVGLRKAKEIALLDEPIAADEAVGMGLATEAVASDSFEDRLAALATDLADGPTKAYGATKRLLAESYGRRLPAQMAAESDAITRLAATEDYAAGLAAFGEDEEATFEGR, encoded by the coding sequence ATGAGCGACACTGAACACGTCACCGTCGAGCGAACCGACGGCGTCGCCCGAATCACGCTGGACCGCCCCGAGACTCACAACGCTCTCGACGCCGAGGCCGCCGCGGAGTTACAGGCCGCGGTCGAGTCGGTCGCGGACGACCCCGCGGTCCGGTGCATCGTCCTCGCCGGAATCGAGGGCGCGTTCTGCACCGGCGCGGACCTCTCGGGGATGGACGGGACCCGCGAGGACGCCCGCAGACTCCGGCGCATCGCCACGAGACTCCACGCCGCGGTCGGCCACCTCGCCGGGGTCCGAAAACCCGTCGTCGCCGGAGTGAACGGCGTGGCCGCGGGCGGCGGGTTGGGTCTCGCGCTCTGCGCCGACATCGTGGTGGCCAGCGACGACGCCCGGTTCGAGTTCGCCTACCCCCGAATCGGTCTCTCGGGCGACGGGGGTTCGACCTACTTCCTACCCCGACTCGTGGGACTGCGGAAGGCCAAGGAGATAGCCCTGCTCGACGAACCCATCGCCGCCGACGAGGCGGTCGGGATGGGTCTCGCGACCGAAGCGGTCGCGTCCGACTCCTTCGAGGACCGACTCGCGGCGCTCGCGACCGACCTCGCCGACGGCCCGACGAAGGCCTACGGCGCGACCAAGCGCCTGCTGGCCGAGAGCTACGGGCGGCGCTTGCCCGCCCAGATGGCCGCAGAGAGCGACGCTATCACTCGACTCGCGGCGACGGAGGACTACGCGGCCGGACTCGCGGCGTTCGGTGAGGACGAGGAGGCGACCTTCGAGGGTCGCTGA
- a CDS encoding S9 family peptidase gives MYRRDLRDTATDNLLADAATAETAEQVVAEPDGDRLVYAESREHRTNLLLKDGDDTRTLTSRGVLAQRYTHLDPRWFDWHPEGDAIAYAGEDGDGLSVWTVDPETGEKRRVTNHEALDSQPRFSPDGDEIAFVTDNWSPGSLAVAAADGRRVEVLRDDEFLYADPRWDDDGALYAVRTRHRDLSDRASQVVRVTRDGAVEPIFAADSVNAYAPRPRPDSDEVAFVHDESGFDAVYVTGPDRAEPERLLAERGTDFGAPSWDATGETLAVTATRQGDVSVRTVSCDSGETETLTDAPGDRYFPEWREGDVFAVAADPTTPPEVRNLSTGERVTGRPPAGLDDRFVEPGSITYDSTDGVEIHAMVYLPEGHERADSDSVPLLVHPHGGPTAFDGYEFNHRAQYFAAQGFAVIEPNYRGSSGFGREFRNRNDFAWGEGDLDDVVNAADALADAYDAVDPDRAGIFGGSGGGLMTVNALGKTDRFDAGAAFYGVYDYETFSDDTDDVGWRLMKRELGFPATDIDNYREASPVRSVPDIDAPLLVLHGEQDARVPVSQSEQLVEELEKHGKRYEFQTYEDEPHGFLKRENVLDAYSRVADLFAKYLEIDPDDGSSRPHESGDTE, from the coding sequence ATGTATCGACGCGACCTGCGTGACACCGCGACCGACAACCTGCTTGCCGACGCCGCGACCGCCGAGACGGCCGAGCAGGTTGTCGCGGAACCCGACGGTGACCGCCTCGTCTACGCCGAGAGCCGCGAGCATCGGACGAACCTCCTGTTGAAAGACGGCGACGATACCAGAACACTCACCAGCAGAGGGGTCCTCGCCCAGCGCTACACCCACCTCGACCCGCGGTGGTTCGACTGGCACCCCGAGGGCGACGCTATCGCCTACGCCGGCGAGGACGGCGACGGTCTCTCCGTCTGGACCGTGGACCCCGAAACCGGAGAGAAGCGTCGCGTCACGAACCACGAGGCGCTCGACTCCCAGCCCCGATTCTCGCCCGACGGCGACGAAATCGCGTTCGTGACCGACAACTGGTCGCCGGGGTCACTCGCCGTCGCCGCCGCGGACGGCCGCCGCGTCGAGGTCCTGCGCGACGACGAGTTCCTCTACGCCGACCCCCGGTGGGACGACGACGGCGCGCTCTACGCCGTCCGGACGCGCCACCGCGACCTGTCGGACCGCGCGAGTCAGGTCGTCCGCGTGACCCGCGACGGAGCGGTCGAACCGATTTTCGCCGCCGACTCGGTGAACGCCTACGCGCCCCGGCCGCGACCCGACTCGGACGAAGTCGCGTTCGTCCACGACGAGAGCGGGTTCGACGCGGTCTACGTCACCGGTCCGGACCGCGCCGAACCCGAGCGACTGCTGGCCGAGCGCGGAACCGACTTCGGCGCGCCCTCGTGGGACGCCACGGGCGAGACCCTCGCGGTCACGGCGACGCGGCAGGGCGACGTGAGCGTCCGGACCGTCTCGTGCGACTCGGGCGAGACCGAGACCCTGACCGACGCTCCCGGCGACCGCTACTTCCCCGAGTGGCGAGAGGGCGACGTTTTCGCTGTCGCCGCGGACCCGACCACGCCGCCCGAAGTCCGCAACCTCTCGACCGGCGAGCGCGTCACAGGACGACCGCCCGCGGGTCTCGACGACCGGTTCGTCGAACCGGGGTCGATTACCTACGATTCGACAGACGGGGTCGAGATTCACGCGATGGTCTACCTCCCGGAAGGCCACGAACGGGCCGACTCCGACTCGGTTCCCCTGCTCGTCCACCCCCACGGCGGTCCCACCGCGTTCGACGGCTACGAGTTCAACCACCGCGCCCAGTACTTCGCCGCGCAGGGGTTCGCCGTGATAGAACCGAACTACCGCGGGTCCAGCGGGTTCGGCCGGGAGTTCCGGAACCGCAACGACTTCGCGTGGGGCGAGGGCGACCTCGACGACGTGGTGAACGCGGCGGACGCGCTCGCGGACGCCTACGACGCCGTGGACCCCGACCGCGCGGGCATCTTCGGCGGGAGCGGCGGCGGCCTGATGACGGTCAACGCGCTGGGGAAGACCGACCGCTTCGACGCCGGAGCGGCCTTCTACGGCGTCTACGACTACGAGACGTTCTCGGACGACACCGACGACGTGGGCTGGCGGCTGATGAAGCGCGAACTGGGCTTCCCCGCGACCGACATCGACAACTACCGCGAGGCGAGTCCCGTCCGGTCGGTCCCCGACATCGACGCGCCGCTGCTCGTTCTCCACGGCGAGCAGGACGCTCGCGTCCCCGTTAGCCAGTCCGAGCAACTGGTCGAGGAGTTGGAGAAGCACGGCAAGCGCTACGAGTTCCAGACCTACGAGGACGAACCACACGGCTTCCTCAAGCGGGAGAACGTCCTCGACGCCTACTCGCGGGTGGCGGACCTGTTCGCCAAGTACCTCGAAATCGACCCCGACGACGGGAGCAGTCGGCCCCACGAGTCGGGCGATACGGAGTAA
- a CDS encoding amidohydrolase produces the protein MRAIVNGTVHTVSERGTIDGGTVLVEDGEISAVGPDEEVEIPDDADVLDVEGHHVTPGLVDAHSHAGMAEWGEPEDGDFNEVSDPVTPHVNALDGFHPRDEELQHAFQGGVTTVSARMGSANVIGGVICSMKTYGDVADRMLVREDGMKAAFGENPKRFHGDQKDRQPSTRPGVAATLRQALMEAEDYVERREKAREEGDPFERDLGMENLARVVEGDLPLRVHAHRADDIATVFRIADEFGIENLSIEHATEGHVLAEEFVERDVPAVVGPTISSASKYELRNITFETPGILHDAGVKVAIQTDAPVLPQEHLDVCVGLAVREGLPEDVALRTVTRNPAEILGIEDRVGTLEPGTDADLVVWDGPMFELDSDARQVFVEGERIYDSERDDVDPREEYAW, from the coding sequence GTGCGAGCAATCGTCAATGGGACGGTCCACACGGTTTCGGAGCGCGGCACGATAGACGGCGGAACGGTGCTGGTCGAGGACGGCGAGATTTCGGCGGTCGGCCCGGACGAGGAGGTGGAGATTCCGGACGACGCCGACGTGCTCGATGTCGAGGGTCACCACGTCACTCCCGGACTCGTCGACGCCCACAGTCACGCCGGGATGGCCGAGTGGGGCGAACCCGAGGACGGCGACTTCAACGAGGTGTCGGACCCCGTGACGCCCCACGTCAACGCGCTCGACGGGTTCCACCCTCGCGACGAGGAACTCCAGCACGCGTTTCAGGGCGGCGTCACGACCGTCTCGGCCCGGATGGGGAGCGCGAACGTAATCGGGGGCGTCATCTGCTCGATGAAGACCTACGGCGACGTCGCAGACCGGATGCTCGTCCGCGAGGACGGCATGAAGGCCGCGTTCGGCGAGAACCCCAAGCGGTTCCACGGCGACCAGAAGGACCGCCAGCCCTCGACTCGGCCGGGAGTGGCCGCGACCCTCCGGCAGGCGCTGATGGAGGCCGAGGACTACGTCGAGCGACGCGAGAAGGCGCGCGAGGAGGGCGACCCCTTCGAGCGCGACTTGGGCATGGAGAACCTCGCCCGCGTCGTGGAGGGCGACCTGCCGCTCCGGGTCCACGCCCACCGCGCCGACGACATCGCCACGGTGTTCCGTATCGCCGACGAGTTCGGCATCGAGAACCTCTCCATCGAACACGCGACGGAGGGCCACGTCCTCGCCGAGGAGTTCGTCGAGCGTGACGTGCCCGCCGTGGTCGGCCCGACCATCTCGTCGGCGAGCAAGTACGAACTCCGCAACATCACCTTCGAGACGCCGGGCATCCTCCACGACGCGGGCGTGAAGGTCGCCATCCAGACCGACGCGCCGGTGCTCCCGCAGGAGCATCTGGACGTCTGTGTCGGTCTCGCGGTCCGCGAGGGGCTTCCGGAGGACGTGGCGCTCCGCACCGTCACGCGGAACCCGGCCGAGATTCTGGGTATCGAGGACCGCGTGGGAACGCTCGAACCGGGCACCGACGCCGACCTCGTGGTCTGGGACGGCCCGATGTTCGAATTGGACTCCGACGCCCGGCAGGTGTTCGTGGAGGGCGAGCGAATCTACGACAGCGAGCGCGACGACGTGGACCCCCGCGAGGAGTACGCGTGGTAA